The Carnobacterium divergens nucleotide sequence TCCTGCTGGCTTAATTAAACGTGATAAATACATCGCGGTTGCTTCGCCTTCTGCGGTTGCATTTGTAGCAATAATCACTTCATTGATTTCATCCGATTGAAGTCGTTTGATTAAACTTGGAATGTTGATATCTTCAGGACCAGTGCCTTCAATTGGGGACAATACGCCATGTAGGACATGATACAACCCATGATATTCACGCA carries:
- a CDS encoding toprim domain-containing protein → REYHGLYHVLHGVLSPIEGTGPEDINIPSLIKRLQSDEINEVIIATNATAEGEATAMYLSRLIKPAGIKVTRLAHGLSVGSDIEYADEITLLKAVEGRREL